From a single Gammaproteobacteria bacterium genomic region:
- a CDS encoding Mth938-like domain-containing protein, whose protein sequence is MTTLTEDNNAAQFQIKSYRPGELTINQVKHHQSVILSATELVDPWSPQTLSDLKKEDFDLIPAMNPDVLLIGTGEKFEFINMKLYGHLINQGIGVEVMDTLAACRTFNALTSENRRVVAALLIK, encoded by the coding sequence ATGACAACACTGACTGAAGATAACAATGCAGCACAATTTCAAATTAAATCATATCGACCGGGTGAGCTGACCATCAACCAAGTGAAACACCACCAAAGCGTTATTCTCTCAGCCACTGAATTGGTCGACCCTTGGTCACCGCAAACTTTGTCTGATTTAAAAAAAGAAGATTTTGACCTGATTCCCGCCATGAATCCAGATGTCTTATTGATTGGCACGGGCGAAAAATTTGAATTTATTAATATGAAACTTTATGGGCATTTAATTAACCAAGGAATCGGGGTTGAAGTGATGGACACCCTTGCTGCTTGCCGCACTTTCAATGCATTAACTTCTGAAAACCGACGGGTCGTTGCTGCACTGTTGATTAAATGA